Part of the Methanobrevibacter boviskoreani JH1 genome is shown below.
CTCTGCGGATTTAACCGCTGCAAGTATTATGGTCTATTATTTGGTAAAAGAATTTGAAAAAAAAAATAATTATTAATTCTTAAATTTCATTAATAGTTTATTTTTTCCTTTTTTTAATTGAATTTATATTTTTTTTTATTTAAATTTATGGAATTAAGATTTTCAACTATTTTTATTTTTCTTATTTAGTTAATTAAGATTTATAAATATTATTTACGGAGTTAAGATTTTCAACTATTTTTCTTATTTGGAAAATTAGGATTTATAAATATTATTTACAGAATTAAGATATTGTACAATATAATAGATATCTTATTATATCTAAATAAATAAAATATTATTATATTTATATTAAATTTAAAATAAGGAGGTTTTTGGATGGAAAGGAATATGTTATTTAGTATAATCGCAGTAATACTTGGTATAATAATTTTAATATTCCCTGCATTTGGTGTTGCGGCAGTTTCCGCTATTATCGGTTTAGCATTTCTATTTGTTGGAATTGTTACCTTGTTGTTTAGTTATCAAACTTCAAGACTTGCTGGTCCTTACAGCACATTAGGAATGATATTGGGTATTTTAATAGCAATATTCGGTTTAATTCTAATATTTGATCCTGCTGTTTTTGTTTTCCTTGCTTCATTCTTTGTTTATATTGCAGGTATAATTTTAATAATTATTGGTATAATGGCTGCACTTGAATCAGTATTGCCTGGAAGTAGATATATGGGTGTAAGCTCAATTGTATTAGGGATTATATACTTCATTTGCGGATACTTTATAGGTGATGCTAGAGTTTTAGGATTCTTAATTGGTTTATGGTTATTAATTACTGGAATTATTGGTATTTCACAAAGTAATTAATATTTATCCATTTTTTCTTTTTTTAATTATTTTTTTTATTGTTCCTGTTTTTCTATATTTAAAAGACTTTGCTTTAACCAATATTTAAATGAGTAATTTTTCGGAATAATTGATTAAATTATTTATATTAAAAAAAATTAATATATAAACAGTAATTTATTATTTTATTTAATAATCTAATTTATCTGTATAAATTAGATATAATTGTATAATTTTTATGAAATCTAAACTTAATCTTGTACTTTATTAAAAATGGATTTTGAAGGTGTTTAATTATGGATAATGAAACATGTAATGTAGAGGGAGATATTGAATTTAATGATTTACCTTCAGATGAAGAATTAGACAAAAAGGCGAATGTATTTAAAGCTATTTCTGATCCAACAAGACTTAAAATATTATATCTACTTAAAGATACTGAGTTATGTCCTTGTCAGATTCAGGATGCTTTAAATAAACCACAACCTACTATATCTCATCACGTGTCTATTTTAAAAAATGCTAATTTAATTAAAGGTCGTAAAGATGGTATTTGGATTTATTTTACCCTTGTAAATAATGACATTATTGAAACTTTAGATTTAATTGTATAGACTTTAATTAATTTGGAAATAAAATATTTAAATGTATTTTTTATAATAAATTCTTCTTCCAGATTTAAACTATGTAAATAAAGATTTTTAGTTTTAAAAATTATTCTAGTAATTTAAATTCTATTTTTAATTTAATAATCAAATATTATATTAGAAAACTTTATTTTTCATAGAATGATGTTTATTGTTGATCTTTTATTTGCATGTTTTACGGAATGTTTGTTGTTTAGTCTTTTTAATATATTTTCTATTTTATTATTAATTTCATGAAATTTTTTATACTATTAAAAAATAATCTAATATTACTATAAATTTTATAATTAATTAAAAGTTATTTTTTAAAAATATTTTATTTAAGAAATACTTTTCATTATTTTTTTTAAAAATAAAGGAGGTTAGAGTGTGTCTGTTGTAGGTAAAGAGGTTATTAAAGCTGTTATTACATTATTAACAACTGCTTTTGCATTAGTTGCAGGTTTAGCTTGGAACAGTGCTATCCAAGAATTGATTAACACATTCCTTGATAAAGGTAGCGCCCTTACAGGACTATTTGTTTATGCTATTATTGTAACTGTGATTGCTGTAGTCGTTACCTTAATTTTAGGTAGATTCGCAGATAAAATGGGAATTGAATTAGAGGAATAAATCTATTTTTATAAATTCAAATTCTATATTTTTTTAATTTTTTAGATAATATTTTTTCTGCTTTTATTTTGATTTTTAATATTTTTTTAAGTTTTCATTGTTTAGTATGGTGCCTACT
Proteins encoded:
- a CDS encoding DUF308 domain-containing protein gives rise to the protein MERNMLFSIIAVILGIIILIFPAFGVAAVSAIIGLAFLFVGIVTLLFSYQTSRLAGPYSTLGMILGILIAIFGLILIFDPAVFVFLASFFVYIAGIILIIIGIMAALESVLPGSRYMGVSSIVLGIIYFICGYFIGDARVLGFLIGLWLLITGIIGISQSN
- a CDS encoding DUF5654 family protein, producing MSVVGKEVIKAVITLLTTAFALVAGLAWNSAIQELINTFLDKGSALTGLFVYAIIVTVIAVVVTLILGRFADKMGIELEE
- a CDS encoding ArsR/SmtB family transcription factor; this translates as MDNETCNVEGDIEFNDLPSDEELDKKANVFKAISDPTRLKILYLLKDTELCPCQIQDALNKPQPTISHHVSILKNANLIKGRKDGIWIYFTLVNNDIIETLDLIV